A single genomic interval of Astyanax mexicanus isolate ESR-SI-001 chromosome 4, AstMex3_surface, whole genome shotgun sequence harbors:
- the LOC125801217 gene encoding uncharacterized protein LOC125801217: MFCPFCGKHFSQLARFCFSCGRTLDFLKEQTEEEIMDLCVGYFNAGHSYGVIVDMMFTLHGVSLSLLSLKTKLKEAGLFHRKQYSSTNAVRNAIRLELRGPGQLFGYRTMWQVLKQKYRLRVKRDVVMLLLQELNPRGCEMSARRRFVRRTYHSMGPNYLWHADGYDKLKPFGLALSGCIDGFSRKILWLVCGPTNNDPSVIAHNFLSCVRNLGVVPMRLRTDCGTENGTMAAIQCTLRQQHTDYFSGASSHMYGSSTNNQRIESWWSIFRKGRSQFWMELFADLRDAGHFNGSHEHQCLVRFCFTEVLQKDLDECVTLWNSHRIRTSRTASCPGGVPNELYYLPHRFGSRDCGFGIQQTELDVFPEARLSISPCGDPDIQEYLDFVMEHIQLQMPNNWEAASELYLQLKDIAQL, encoded by the exons ATGTTCTGTCCGTTTTGTGGCAAGCATTTTAGCCAACTGGCACGCTTCTGTTTTTCATGTGGAAGAACGCTGGACTTTTTAAAAGAGCAGACGGAAGAAGAGATAATGGATTTGTGTGTAGGGTATTTCAATGCAGGCCACTCTTATGGTGTTATTGTTGACATGATGTTCACTTTACATGGCGTTAGCCTTAGCTTGCTGAGCCTTAAAACTAAGCTTAAAGAGGCTGGACTGTTCCATAGAAAGCAGTATTCCTCTACGAACGCAGTCAGAAATGCTATTAGGTTGGAGCTTCGTGGACCTGGACAGCTCTTTGGATACCGAACGATGTGGCAAGTTCTCAAGCAAAAGTACAGGTTGCGAGTGAAGAGAGATGTTGTTATGTTACTACTCCAGGAGCTCAATCCTCGAGGATGCGAGATGAGCGCACGCCGAAGATTCGTAAGAAGAACCTATCACTCGATGGGGCCGAATTATCTATGGCATGCTGATGGTTACGACAAACTTAAGCCGTTCGGCTTGGCCCTGTCGGGGTGCATAGATGGGTTTTCGCGGAAAATATTGTGGCTTGTATGTGGGCCGACAAATAACGACCCATCAGTCATTGCTCACAATTTCCTGTCTTGTGTACGAAACCTCGGTGTTGTACCTATGAGATTGAGGACTGATTGTGGCACAGAGAACGGCACTATGGCCGCAATTCAGTGTACCCTACGCCAACAGCACACAGACTACTTCTCAGGAGCGTCTAGCCACATGTACGGCTCATCCACAAACAATCAACGCATTGAGTCGTGGTGGTCCATATTTAGAAAAGGAAG GTCTCAGTTCTGGATGGAGTTATTTGCTGACCTCAGAGATGCAGGgcatttcaatggaagtcatgaGCATCAATGCTTGGTGAGGTTTTGCTTCACTGAAGTCCTGCAGAAGGACCTGGATGAATGTGTTACTCTGTGGAACAGTCACAGGATTCGCACATCGAGAACAGCATCATGTCCTGGGGGAGTGCCCAATGAACTGTACTACTTACCACACAG GTTTGGCTCCAGGGACTGTGGGTTTGGAATTCAACAGACAGAATTGGATGTCTTCCCTGAGGCAAGACTGTCAATCAGTCCATGTGGTGACCCAGACATCCAGGAGTACTTGGACTTTGTTATGGAGCACATTCAGCTGCAGATGCCAAATAACTGGGAGGCAGCATCAGAACTGTATCTACAGCTTAAAGACATTGCACAGCTATAA
- the LOC111193889 gene encoding gypsy retrotransposon integrase-like protein 1, whose protein sequence is MIFTLVPLRISPVQPVRFLVALGARIPQTLQRSSTVSYPETFEVCRALKEYILSGTFTPPCNKKMRKEMRRVSENFIAKDNRLFYTGPNKTYMRLVVCTEEEKRSVLMECHNSGTSNHNGVRGTRDRVIAGYFWPTLMKDVTEWVKCCRRCQLNDPMKTGTPVLHSIKVKAAWEVIGLDLIGPLRETGQKNKYVLTMTDLYTKWVVAEPLQNKTATEVSAAIIKTLYLFGMVKKIITDQGREFVNELNENIFATLKIKHAVSSAYHPQTNGQDERTNQNVKRVLRKYVNESHNDWDIHLPAVVYGINTAKQSSTRHTPYFLFFHRHPHLPEVMNACPMGEDFKIADPEDDLDTRVNEMKILNEKVLSNIENAQKRQQKSYRNRKRKLMSTISPGDEVLISQDFNIKQRKDTLADRHKGPFTVDSISKKGVADGER, encoded by the exons atgatatttaccttggtgcccctgcgcatcagcccagttcaacccgtgcggtttctcgtagcacttggcgcccggattcctcaaacattacaacgttcctcaactgtcagctatcctgaaacctttgaagtttgtag agctctgaaagagtacattttaagtggaacatttactccaccatgcaacaaaaaaatgcgcaaggaaatgcggcgtgtgtctgaaaacttcatagcaaaag acaaccgattgttttacactggaccaaataaaacgtatatgagactagttgtttgtactgaggaggaaaaaaggtcTGTTTTGATGGAGTGCCATAACTCCGGCACCAGCAACCACAACGGTGTACGAGGCACGAGAGACAGGGTGATTGCTGGATACTTCTGGCCTACCCTAATGAAAGATGTAACTGAGTGG gtgaagtgttgtcgccgctgccaactaaatgaccccatgaagacggggacaccagtgttacattctattaag gtgaaggctgcatgggaggtgattggcctggatttaattggcccactgcgagaaactggtcaaaaaaacaagtatgtgttgaccatgactgatttatatacaaagtgggttgttgctgagccactgcaaaataagactgcaactgaagtgtcagcagccatcataaagacactctacttgttcggcatggtcaagaaaattattactgaccaagggagagagttcgttaatgag ctgaatgaaaacatctttgcaactctgaaaatcaaacatgctgtctcaagtgcctaccaccctcagacaaatgggcag gatgagcgaacaaatcaaaatgtcaaacgtgtattgcggaagtatgtaaatgaaagccataatgattgggacatccatttacctgcagttgtgtatggtattaacactgctaagcaa tcttcaaccaggcacaccccgtatttcttattcttccatcggcaccctcatttgccagaggttatgaacgcctgtcccatgggagaagactttaaaattgctgacccagaagatgatcttgacacccgagtaaatgaaatgaaaattttaaatgagaag gtgcttagcaacattgaaaatgcgcagaaaagacaacaaaagtcttacaggaaccgtaagagaaagctaatgagcacaatcagtcctggcgatgaggtcttgatttctcaagatttcaatataaaacagagaaaagacacCCTTGCTGACCGCCACAAAGGTCCTTTCACTGTGGATAGTATCTCTAAAAAGGGTGTGGCAGATGGTGAAAGATAA
- the LOC111189805 gene encoding zinc finger protein 239-like has product MKPSSNMEKHQHSVKSFTKQSNLKKHQHIHTGEKPYYCSDCGKSFTKQSTLKIHQRIHTGEKPYHCSDCGRSFTKQSTLKIHRRIHTGEKPHHCSDCGKSFTTQSKLKNHQRIHTGEKPHHCSDCGKSFTTQSNLKNHQRIHTGEKPYYCSDCGKNFTTLRELKIHQSIHTGEKLYHCSDCGKGFNRQSDLKIHQHVHTGEKPYHCSDCGKSFTTQSYFKKHQQIHTGEKPYQCSDCGKSFIIKSHLKIHQRIHTGEKPYHCSDCGKSFTIKGNLKKHQRNHTGEKLYHCSDCGKSFTTLGDLKYHQRIHPGEKPYYCSDCGKSFTQRGSKLEKHQWVTAVPRRLAPKPSIRGSEMLEAARLLNKTEAGGSVVVALPPDNLHVFVCW; this is encoded by the coding sequence atgaagccaagttccaacatggagaaacatcagcactctgtcaagagttttactaaacagagtaatctcaaaaaacaccagcacattcacacaggagagaaaccgtattactgctcagactgtgggaagagttttactaaacaaagtactctcaaaatacaccagcgcattcacacaggagagaaaccgtatcactgctcagactgtgggaggagttttactaaacaaagtactctcaaaatacaccggcgcattcacacaggagaaaaaccgcatcactgttcagactgtgggaagagttttactacacagagtaaactcaaaaatcaccagcgcattcacacaggagaaaaaccgcatcactgttcagactgtgggaagagttttactacacagagtaatctcaaaaaccaccagcgcattcacacaggagagaaaccatattactgctcggactgtgggaagaattttactaCACTGCGTGAACTCAAAATACACCagagcattcacacaggagagaaactgtatcactgctcggactgtggaaagggttttaatcgacagagtgatctcaaaatacaccagcatgttcacacaggagagaaaccgtaccactgctcagactgtgggaagagttttactacacagagttaTTTCAAAAAGCACCAGcaaattcacacaggagaaaaaccgtatcaatgctcagactgtgggaagagttttattataaagagtcatctcaaaatacaccagcgcattcacaccggagagaaaccgtatcactgctcagactgtgggaagagttttactataaagggtaatctcaaaaaacaccaacgcaatcacacaggagagaaactgtatcactgctcagactgtggcaagTCTTTTACTACACTGGGTGATCTCAAATATCACCAACGCATTCAcccaggagagaaaccgtattactgctcagactgtgggaagagttttactcaaaggGGGAGTAAACTAGAAAAACACCAGTGGGTCACTGCTGTTCCCCGGCGCCTTGCACCGAAGCCCAGTATCCGCGGTTCGGAGATGCTTGAAGCTGCGAGGCTTCTAAACAAGACTGAGGCAGGAGGGTCAGTAGTTGTAGCCCTGCCACCTGATAATTTACACGTGTTTGTATGCTGGTGA